A stretch of the Streptosporangium sp. NBC_01755 genome encodes the following:
- a CDS encoding glycosyltransferase family 4 protein, translated as MADTVAFSGGDVNAGSRLFDPSWPNLSVEVIETPEASLRGVRVAVLNFREPQQSAAGGAEEYAWQVSRHLIAQGASVHFVTGREPGQAGAERRNGVELRRMGNRYLVYLLVPLWLLLHRRRFDVVIDSMNGIPFFSPLVVRRRTTVLCLVHHVHDRQFHAFLPSWLARIGCFIEGPVARLLYRRRTTITVSESSRTDLRTRLRWLAPIQVVPNGSSVARSAARHTLPGDPALVYLGRLVGHKRVDRVVGLAAELAESRPDLRVHVVGRGPETDALLATAAELGVADRVHLHGFLSESGKNAVLGSALLNVTASEFEGWGLTVIEAAAFGVPTVAYDVAGLRDSIKDGVTGWLVRDGETLADAVDRAIEELADPVRRTAIQQACRTWAGEFTWGRTGATMTRLIATELPAAVRRQQPVSAVSSPVRTSDLHLAMGETDPI; from the coding sequence GTGGCCGACACCGTGGCCTTTTCCGGCGGGGACGTGAACGCCGGATCCCGTCTGTTCGACCCGTCGTGGCCCAACCTGAGCGTGGAGGTCATCGAGACCCCCGAGGCGTCCCTGCGCGGAGTCCGGGTGGCGGTGCTGAACTTTCGCGAGCCACAGCAGTCGGCGGCCGGCGGTGCCGAGGAATACGCCTGGCAGGTCAGCCGCCACCTGATCGCGCAGGGGGCCTCGGTCCACTTCGTGACCGGCCGCGAGCCCGGCCAGGCCGGAGCCGAGCGGCGCAACGGTGTCGAGCTGCGCAGGATGGGCAACCGCTACCTCGTCTACCTGCTCGTACCGCTCTGGCTGCTGCTGCACCGCCGCCGCTTCGACGTGGTCATCGACTCGATGAACGGCATCCCGTTCTTCTCCCCCCTCGTGGTGCGGCGCCGTACCACGGTGCTCTGCCTGGTGCACCACGTGCACGACCGGCAGTTCCACGCCTTCCTGCCCTCCTGGCTGGCCAGGATCGGCTGCTTCATCGAGGGGCCCGTGGCCCGGCTGCTCTACCGCCGCCGCACCACGATCACGGTTTCCGAGTCGTCCAGGACGGACCTCCGTACCAGGCTGCGCTGGCTGGCCCCGATCCAGGTCGTCCCCAACGGCAGCTCGGTGGCCCGCTCGGCCGCGCGGCACACCCTGCCCGGCGACCCCGCCTTGGTCTACCTGGGCCGGTTGGTCGGCCACAAACGGGTCGACCGCGTCGTCGGCCTGGCGGCCGAGCTGGCCGAGAGCCGTCCGGACCTGCGCGTACACGTGGTGGGCCGCGGGCCGGAGACCGACGCCCTGCTGGCGACGGCGGCCGAGCTGGGCGTCGCCGACCGCGTGCATCTGCACGGATTCCTCAGCGAATCGGGCAAGAACGCCGTGCTCGGCTCAGCCCTGCTGAACGTGACCGCCTCGGAGTTCGAGGGCTGGGGTCTCACCGTGATCGAGGCGGCCGCCTTCGGCGTGCCCACGGTCGCCTACGACGTCGCCGGGCTACGTGACTCGATCAAGGACGGCGTGACCGGCTGGCTGGTCCGTGACGGTGAGACGCTCGCGGACGCGGTGGACCGGGCGATCGAGGAGCTGGCCGACCCCGTGCGGCGCACGGCGATCCAGCAGGCCTGCCGGACCTGGGCAGGTGAGTTCACCTGGGGAAGAACTGGCGCTACTATGACCAGACTTATCGCCACAGAGCTCCCCGCAGCAGTCCGTCGACAGCAGCCTGTGAGCGCCGTGAGCTCGCCGGTCCGGACCTCCGACCTCCATCTCGCCATGGGTGAGACCGACCCCATTTGA